GTTCCCCTTTTTCCCCGCATAGGCAGCCTGCCGCTCTGGATGGCACCGGTAGAATTTCCATTTCCCCTGATAATTTTTGTGAATTCGCTTCTGCTATTTCTCCTTATACCCCTTGCATTTTTTGTATGGAACATGAAAAAAGGTGTTTTTGAGTTTCCATTTTACTTCTTTGGGTATAAAATGAAGGCGAGTGAAATAAAAGAAAAATTTGTCTGGCCGATGGAAAAAATTGAAGATGGAAAAAGAAAAAAAACGGTACTCCCTCAAAAAGATTTGAATCCGGAGATTTTTGGGGATGGCGTAATATGGGTCACTCCAAAAGTTCCTTTTCTTATACCTCTCACTGCAGGCTATTTCATTTCATTTATTCTGGGCGATATTTTATATAAAATAATATCACTTTTTATCTAAGCTCGCTTCCGTCATCTCTTCTATTTCTTTTATCCTGTTGTTCATAACATCTATCATTCTTTTCTGACTCAATATCAAATTCTTTATAGAATCATTTAGCTCACTGACTGTAGAATCCACAATGGCAGCTGTCAATCTTCTGTGCCTGTTGACAGCAAAAGACAACCGTTTGTATTCCTCCGCCTCCGCCTCCCCGACTTCCTTCCTGATTTTTTTATACATCTCGTTTATTTCTTTTTCTTTATCGATAATGTCCTGTACTTTCTGCAGCAAAATTTTCTTTGAGAATGGTTTTACAATATAATTTTCTATGCTGTTTATGGGTTTATCTTTTGTATCATCCGGTGTAAGGGGAAGAGCAGTAAGCATTGATACGGGAATATCCTTGAATTCTTCATCACTTTTTATTTTTTTCAAAGTTGTCCATCCGTCCATTCCTGGCATCATTATATAGAGAAGAATAAGATCGGGTTTTTCTTTTTTCAACTTTTTTAAGCATCCGTCCCCGCTGTTTGCTGTTGTAACCTTATACCCCTCCGATTCCAGCATTTTTTTAACTATGTCGACTACTTCATACTCATCATCGACAATCATTATCCTTTTACTCATTTTCTCACCTTATGGATTCTTCTAGTTTTATGAGTACTTCCCTTATAGTAGTAGATGACTCCACTATGTCTCTCACCATCTGCTTTCCAAACGGCTTGAAACCTTCTCCGCCCGCCGATTCGATTCTCCGCTTCACCATTTCCATGAGAACATCGGATGACGGCATCCCTAGATACATTTTCTCAATATCCCTTCCCTTCAAATAGTTTTTCACTATATCGTCAACTATGTCCACAGATGATAGCACTGCCGACATATGCAACCTTTCATCATCCAGTTTGCTTATAATATACTGAAAAACCCCGTCATCTCTTATGTATTCGACCTCATCAATTAAAAGCACGACAGGCCTTTCTATAGCCTCTTTTTTTAAGAAAACTCTGGAAAAAAATGAAGGTTTTATAGCCTGCTCTACTTTCGTTTTCACCTCTCCCACAGTCAATTTTTCTCCACCGTGAATCATTATTGGCTCTATTTTATAAATCGGTGCAAATTCATTCATCCAGAGAAGAAAAGTGGTCTTTCCTATCCCGGTTTTCCCAAGAACCCAGAAACATTCGCTTCTCCCGGCTATTGTTTTGAGAATTACTTTCCTTGCCTCATCCTTGTATACCATAAAGCCGGGATTCGGCTCATTTGGGTTCAGAAGAATCCGCTCGTTTAACATCTCCTATCGTAAATAACTCCTGCTTTATATTTCTTTCACTATTTTTCACCAGTTTGCCATCAAATTTTATAAAATTATGAAATGCCTCCATCCCAAATATAGTAAACTCTTAATATCCTCCCTTTATTTACGAGAGATATTTAAC
Above is a window of Candidatus Thermoplasmatota archaeon DNA encoding:
- a CDS encoding A24 family peptidase C-terminal domain-containing protein — protein: MLDLLRFLIGMAILLYASYTDFKYRIARNELWMIAGAAGLLLMLFSNYSLPKVLFSVMLMLSISFSLLFFGMGGADAKALVAISLLVPLFPRIGSLPLWMAPVEFPFPLIIFVNSLLLFLLIPLAFFVWNMKKGVFEFPFYFFGYKMKASEIKEKFVWPMEKIEDGKRKKTVLPQKDLNPEIFGDGVIWVTPKVPFLIPLTAGYFISFILGDILYKIISLFI
- a CDS encoding response regulator; protein product: MSKRIMIVDDEYEVVDIVKKMLESEGYKVTTANSGDGCLKKLKKEKPDLILLYIMMPGMDGWTTLKKIKSDEEFKDIPVSMLTALPLTPDDTKDKPINSIENYIVKPFSKKILLQKVQDIIDKEKEINEMYKKIRKEVGEAEAEEYKRLSFAVNRHRRLTAAIVDSTVSELNDSIKNLILSQKRMIDVMNNRIKEIEEMTEASLDKK
- a CDS encoding AAA family ATPase encodes the protein MLNERILLNPNEPNPGFMVYKDEARKVILKTIAGRSECFWVLGKTGIGKTTFLLWMNEFAPIYKIEPIMIHGGEKLTVGEVKTKVEQAIKPSFFSRVFLKKEAIERPVVLLIDEVEYIRDDGVFQYIISKLDDERLHMSAVLSSVDIVDDIVKNYLKGRDIEKMYLGMPSSDVLMEMVKRRIESAGGEGFKPFGKQMVRDIVESSTTIREVLIKLEESIR